In Stigmatopora argus isolate UIUO_Sarg chromosome 10, RoL_Sarg_1.0, whole genome shotgun sequence, the following proteins share a genomic window:
- the LOC144083786 gene encoding apolipoprotein A-I-like has translation MKFVALALALLLAVGSQAASLQSDPVAQLAHARAAADIFLTQVKEGAIRTLSSLDDTEYKASKDLLVLHLNEFHEQLKVLQGSVSPYTDGVVSTVGDLTKEFRANVDTDIAALKSELEPLRANLRKVVLEHLEEYRALLEPVITEFHEAHMVAMKGKVQPLVADLQIKINENVEETKNALIPIVEAVQKKVAARVEDLRSSIKPYVDDYKDQMAKAVEHAKSISSDDITALRHKIEPLVGDIKVKLQAIFENIAETVNKA, from the exons GCTCTCAGGCTGCTTCCCTGCAGTCTGATCCAGTCGCTCAACTCGCCCATGCCCGGGCTGCTGCGGACATCTTTCTGACTCAAGTTAAGGAGGGTGCCATTAGAACCCTTAGTAGCCTTGACGATACAGAGTACAAAGCTAGCAA AGATCTGCTTGTTCTCCATTTGAATGAGTTCCACGAGCAGCTCAAGGTCCTGCAGGGTTCAGTTTCTCCTTACACCGACGGTGTGGTGTCTACAGTTGGAGATCTTACTAAGGAATTCAGAGCAAATGTCGATACCGACATCGCTGCTCTGAAGAGCGAGCTTGAGCCTCTTAGAGCAAATCTCAGGAAGGTCGTTTTAGAACACCTTGAAGAGTACCGTGCACTTCTTGAGCCTGTCATTACTGAATTCCATGAAGCTCATATGGTTGCTATGAAAGGAAAGGTGCAGCCCCTGGTGGCAGATCTGCAAATCAAGATTAATGAAAATGTTGAGGAGACCAAGAATGCTCTCATTCCCATCGTCGAGGCTGTGCAAAAGAAGGTTGCTGCACGTGTTGAGGATTTGAGAAGTAGTATTAAACCCTATGTGGATGATTATAAAGACCAAATGGCCAAGGCCGTGGAGCACGCTAAGTCCATCAGCTCAGATGACATCACTGCACTCAGACACAAGATCGAGCCCTTGGTTGGGGATATCAAGGTTAAACTCCAAGCCATCTTCGAGAACATCGCCGAAACCGTGAACAAGGCATAA